The sequence below is a genomic window from Silene latifolia isolate original U9 population chromosome 7, ASM4854445v1, whole genome shotgun sequence.
TAATAATAGACTCCAAAATGACACAAGATGTTGTGACTTGTGACCCAAATTCTGgcaaacccgaaaatgactcgGTTGACCCGACTCAGTTAACCCGGTTATCAGATATATTTCTAGCCCACTAAAGATGTAGTGACGTTTCAATTATTTTTAATCCGGATTCAAGTCGGGTACGAATATTGGGGAGATAAAGTTCTCTTTCATGAGTGTTAACACGTCTATATTCATATGGCTCGAACACAAGACATATGATTAAGTTAAAAGTAATTCAACGGCTAAAGATAGACCTGGcaaaaacgggtcaacgggtcgggtcagttcgggTCTCTCATTGAACTCAGGTCAATTTGGGTCGGGACAGGTcttttcgggtcaagcgggtcgggttgtttcgaGACGGggcattttcgggtcaatgaataatagagaaacagtcatttcaagtcttttcagTAATTAGAgctatattttgtcgggtcattttcgggtttggtagtttcggatcgggtcattttcgggttgggtcAGTTAGGGTCAAGAAaactcgggtcatgttcgggtcgggccagGTCAATTTGGGTTTTCAAGTCCCATTCAGGTGATGTAGTTCGAGTCACTTCAAATTTCGGGTCAATTAGGTCAGAttacttttgccaggtctagctaAAGGTTACACTGGATAAAATGAGGCTCTGGGGAACATTTGGAGAAAAGAAAGCTAGTGTATGACAAGTTTGGATCGATCAATATACTCGTAGTGATTTTAAATTTTTAAGCTGTCAAATGACAAGTTTTCCACTCTTTTTTCTTGTAAAAATAAACAAAATGACAATCCCTCCACTAATTAATTTCCTCatctatgaatgaatgaatgaaatagtATTATTTTGTCTTTGTATTGGTGACTCCTACTCCCTGATTTAGACCTCTCCCTTGACTGCTGAGTGCTGCCAACCACAGATTCCATGGCCTTCCAAAACCAAGTCAATTCCTTATTAGACTAAATTAGTTAGTATAAGCCCGTCTCATATAAGTAATTACTATATTATTAAAAATTCGCAACAATTAACATAATGTTGTGCTTTACGCACCATGTTACGTTTATGTTTTACGCATTAACTTACATTTTACAGATATCCTTTACGCTCTTTACATACGTTTTATCTTTACTTAACTGCGCTTTTTTCTTTACGACTTTTGCTCACGTTTCATTCGGATGGATATTTGATCCGTCTATAACGAGAATTTGTGTATAGATATTGACTTGGACAAGTGACACCCCTAATTTTCCTCAACCCTTGACGTATTTTCAGCATTATACTACTCCATATCACATTGTCTTATAGCCTATATACAAGTCTTTACATGAGCTATGGTTGCATTGGTTGAAAATGTGTCACCACATTGTTTTTCTATTTCATTGAGTTTTGGATTACAAGTGTACGTAATTCATAAATGGAATTGTAAACTATATATATATTTTAatcaatataaaaaaaaaaaaaggttaacaTTAAAAAGAAACCTTCACATAATATTACGATTTACAATCATTTGAAGAAACGCCATTGGGCAACTAAGCAAGCACTATTAACAGTGACAGAGCCAGAATTTGAACTCAGCGGAGGCGAAAGGGTAATTTTATAAGGGAAcctcaaatttttttttgaaaattttaactaaaactttCGAAAATTTCAAGCGCGAGCAGGGCGAGCGCCCCTACTAACCCCCCTCGTTCCACCACTGACTCTTAAAATGATATGACCATTGTCCATTCATCTAAACAAACATTGTAGAATGATGGaagataataataattaattcgtaTAATTAAACTCACCTAAAAGTGAAGATAGTAAACTCAGAATTTCTATCAGTTTAATTACACCTTGCGTGAAGAAACCCAAAGTTCCACATGTGAGGGTtgcccacattgataaaagaggagaagaattgccactttataaggcaagaagctactccctctattgccaattggttttagagtggaaccatATTGGACCTGCGTTGTGGACTCTTTTTCCTCCGTTTGGATGTGGCCCAGACCCGTTGTTGAGTTTAACACCTTGTCCTTAGATCATTCATTAGATGGATTCTTACTCTTCATTATCGTGTTGTTTCTTCTTTTCTCGACTTGTTCCCAATCGCTTCTTGAGCATTTCAACAACATTAGTAAGGGCAACATCAGCGTCTTCGCTTCGTATCAACTCTTCAGCTACTTCTGCTGGAGTTGCATTTGCAAGTTCAAGTAGTTGCTCAATCTCCTTAAACAGTGCATGCTCCCCTGTAACTCCAAGGTAATTGTTGACAAGGATCCTGAAGCCACCCATGGTCAAGTATGACATATGTATATGCATGTCCATTCGCCCTGGACGCAACAAAGCAGGGTCTAGCCTTTCCTTTTGGTTTGTGGTGAAAATAATTATTCTCTCGTCTCCGCAACTTGACCATAGACCATCAATGAAATTCAATAGCCCCGACAGTGATAACTGCACTACCAAAAATGTTATATTGTTAGCAATATAATAGACCACACAAAACATACTCAACCTGAAATGACATGATAATAACACGCCCAAAATACAACTGGATTATACTAAACTTTCCCTTTTCCACCGATTAatacaaaatattaataataataaattttacaattaaataTCAGGTTTTATAATTGTTACTTTGTATTTTCTTTAATATTTCTATTTAAAAACCGTGCCTTAGCGTGGGATCTATACTAGTATTATACTTAGTATCTCCTATTTACTAAAATGAATAGGAATTCTCacatttttccctccaaaaataTCTTGTTAAATAAGGAAGGTAACTACAATTATGTGCATTTACTAAAAAAGGAAACTAATAATTACATTTGTATTacattaaattattatcttttaattaaaattaatcttttactcaattatattattttcacatCTAACTccaaactataatattttaattaaaatataaataaaatttatataaaactataaattgctaaatcttttattgatactATTATTTAAGAATGACTTGATACATGCTACATACAAAACAAAACTGATCACTGTTATTACTTTCGTGACAAATAAAAATTGAGATGACTAAAAAATTGAATTCATTAGCTTTATGGgtaaaaaatattttgttttaaaatacATTTAAGCAAAAACAAATCTCTTGATTAATTGTCAagaaaacaaaatacaataatgagAAATATGGACAATTAATGAAATATCACTATTTTATaagttatttatttattaaaaaaatattatatataCCGTGCATTTATTGCACGTAGTCTAAACTAGTTTAATAGTACAATAGAACCAAAGAATCACATGTAAGTAAAATTGTGATGATGAGTCACTAACCTCTTTGGAATTTGCCTCCACAGTATCATTAGCTCGAATAATGCTTCGATTCTCATGTTCATGTTGATCGAAATCATCATTATCAAAACCATCATAGTCCCAGCTAGAGTATTGCCGAGAAAGGCCTAAGGCACAATCAATATCTTCAATGACCACAATCGACTTATTCTGAGTAGAAAGCATCAACTTCCTTAAAGTTGCATCATCGTGTACACCACCAAGTTGTAGATCATAGATATCAAACCTTAGGTAATTCGCCATGGCCGCGACCAAGCTAGATTTCCCGGTACCAGGAGGCCCATATAATAGATACCCTCTTTTCCATGCTCTTCCTACCCTATTATAAAACTCCTTTCTCTTAATAAACTTATCTAAATCACTAATAATACCTGCAAATGATTGAATCCCTGACCGTGTCATTCTATTGATACGATATATATAATAGGAGTACAAGTTTGAACGAAATACAAGATACGAATATTTACGATATacaggctctgtttggtaaatggcatattggccaaatttcagcatattggagagatttagcatgtttgacttacgAATATGCTATTTAGAGCGTTTGGTTAATGGCATATTGAAATAGCATATTGGGGTCCAATATGCTATTTTGCAATATGCTGCTCCTACTAGCATATTAGATTAGCGGATTAGAATGAAAAAATATTGTCATATTTACCCCCTTAAAAAATACTAACATTccttttatatatttaataaataatttattcatatccttatttgtcattttacaaagAATCTAAACAATCTGCTAATCTAAAACTGACAATTACCAAACACCTCTAAAACAATTCTGCTAAATAAATCTTCTAGTCAAACCCGCTAAATCATTATGCTAGTCAAATCTGCTTTCtaaatctgcttctgctaatattaatccgctgtttaccaaacagggccacACTATCTTAGAATATAGAAAGATAATATTGACATATTATATTATACATATTTACTaatcccctactactaagagaataaaaattctcttagttttccctccaaaaggcatctagctaaataaggtaataagtaaaaaaaaatcgttacattattatcttttcaattaatatattcttataattaaatTCTAATCttctaattaaaattcatatttatgactttttcattaaaatccataatttattatgcaatcatCTCCATTCCATAGATATTATTCTTCATCAATTACACTCTAACATTGCAAACTTCTTCTTATGCAgtctttaacataattattgttatcattaacaCCCTAAAATTACGTAAATATATTTCTTATATTATCCTTCATCAATTACATTCTAAATGTTATAAGGTTTATACGcgttttaattagattttacatttttacatcacttaattgtaatttaatgtcataagttagtt
It includes:
- the LOC141590860 gene encoding AAA-ATPase At3g50940-like; translation: MMSSFSAASLFTVYTTLTAIVSLFQQFYNQFIPQQVRNYIFAKIEQLFNKPSPKESFTLVVNRYVDDMGYNNILYQACELYISNKLRMSATRLNAGYTNVNEPISYRITQGEEYVETLEMDGIKILWKLVCRNHKGEEDNYTVGELSFELCFDIAYKNHVLDFHLPCVVVKYYEEKMELQKDIYLYTLEGQGNGWKSVEFKHPFTFDALALDPDLKKGIISDLDKFIKRKEFYNRVGRAWKRGYLLYGPPGTGKSSLVAAMANYLRFDIYDLQLGGVHDDATLRKLMLSTQNKSIVVIEDIDCALGLSRQYSSWDYDGFDNDDFDQHEHENRSIIRANDTVEANSKELSLSGLLNFIDGLWSSCGDERIIIFTTNQKERLDPALLRPGRMDMHIHMSYLTMGGFRILVNNYLGVTGEHALFKEIEQLLELANATPAEVAEELIRSEDADVALTNVVEMLKKRLGTSREKKKQHDNEE